GGCGACATGGCCGTCGTTGGCCTCGCTCAAGTTGGCGGCCCACTCCTTCCTCTGGATGGTGCCCGTCTTCTCCTCGCGGAACTGCTGCCGCTCCTCCCGCGGGATCTTGACGGCGTGGTACTGCGGCACGGCCGGTGGCGCGTAGCGCGCCCGACGGAAGAAGCCCAGCTGCGGGGGACCGGCGAGTCAGGGCCCCGCGGGGACGCCTTGGCTTTGGGAACGGCTCCGGGCGCTTGTGCCGGCGCTGGCCCATCCCTCGGCACTCACCCCAAAAGAGCAGGGGCGTGCGCTTAGCACCAGTGCTTGTGCGACCACGGGCCAGCACCACAAACACTCGCACGTCCCGGTTTGGGCACAGCAAACCCTTGCACAATCGTGTGCTGGCACTGCAAACCCACCTACACCCACACACCAGCACTGCAAACCCATGCACCAGCACTGCAAACCCTCGCACAGCCGTGCACCAGCACTGCAAACCCTCGCACAGCCGTGCACCAGCACTGCAAACCCTCGCACGTCCTGGTTTGGACACTGCAAACCCTCGCACACCCACGCACCAGCACTGCAAACCATCGCACGTCCCGGTTTGGACGCTGCAAACCCTCACACACccaaacagcagcactgcagaccCTCGTTCCCTCCACCCTGACGCCGCACACCCACGCACACCCGCACGCAGACCCTGCAAACCCTCGTCCCTCCGCCTCGGCACGCCGCCAGCCCTCGCACACCCGCGCAGGGTGGCTGCCAGCCCTCGCACACCCCTGCGCACCGGTGCTCGCTGCCCGCCGGGGCCAGGGCGGGAGAGCCCTGCGTTACCGCTCGCCCTCCAGCGCCTGCTTCTCCGCCGCGGAGGGCTGCAGGCCCAGGCGGGCCCGGTAATAGTTAGCGGCGTAGCGGGACTTTCGGCTGCTCCGCTTGAAGAAGCCACACTGGGGAGGAAGCGAGAGGGTGAGGCTGGGCAAGGCCAGGCTGCGTGGCACGGCACGGCATGGCACGGCATGGCACGGCGTGGCTGGGGTGGCATagcatggcacggcacggccaGGGTGGCATGGCACGGCACGACGTGGCATGGCACAGATGGGATGGCTGGGATGGCACGGCATGGCATAGCTGGggtggcacggcacggcacaaTGTGGCACAGTGCGGCGCAGCATGGCATAGCTGGGGTGGCATGGCACGGCACAACGTGGCATGGGATGGCACGGCACGGCGTAGCTGGGGTGGCACGGCACAGCATGTCCAGGGGACCCCGTGCCACAGGGAGGGGGACGCATCTTGCCGCGGGGACCCCGTCCCCTCACCTTCCAGAGGATGAAGACGAGCAGGGCCAGGACGAGGATGCCGGCCAGCACGGCCAGCAGGATGACCCACCACGGGACGCCGCCGGCCACCGCCGCCCCGGGGTCCAGGTAGATGGAGACGGGgatctggggaggggagggcggtCAGGGGGCAGCGAGGCGGTGGGGCGGGGGTggccggggtgctgggggggccaGACCTGCGTGGAGGCATCCTTCAGCACCAGGTTCTTGATGGAGGAGGTCACCGAGACGCTGGCACGCACGATCAGCTCCACCGAGGTGACGGCCAGGTACTCCTGTGGCGGGGGGGCACAGGATGGGCTGAGCCCCCTCCGCAGCCCGGGGGGGACCTGTCCCCGTCCTGGGGGGGCCCGTCCACGTCCCCTCCTACCTCCAGGAAGGTGCTGTTCCAGAGGCGCCCGCGGGCCGTCAGCACGGCGGCGCGCTCGAAGCTGTACAGCGGGCAGCGGAAGGCCAGGCAGCGTGCCGTGCCCTGGGCACAGTCCTGCGGGATggaatgggatgggatgggatggggggaTCAGCCCGGCCGAGCACCCCACCACCAGCCGGGGCACCCCAAGATTAGGTGTGCCGGAATAGGTGCACCCCAGGAGCGGGTGTACTCCAGCTGCTGGTGCACCCCATGCACAGCGGCACCCCGGCAGTTGGTGCTCCCCAGGAGCAGGGGAACCCCAAGACTGGGTGCACCCCAGAAATGGGTGCACCCCAGGAGCGGGTGCTCCCCAGGAGCAGGGGTACCTCAGGAGTGGGTGCTCATCAGGATCATGGGTACCCCAGGAGCAGGGGTACCCCGGGAGTGGGTGCTCCCCAGGAGCAGCGGTACCCCCAGACTGGGTGCACCCCAGAATCGGCTGCACCCCAGGAGTGGGTGCACCCCAGAAGCgggtgccccccagccccactcaccAGCGTGacattcttcctcctctccgCAGGTGCCGGCACCCACCAGGACCCCGGAGTGGGTGCCTCAGCACCGTCAGCCTCCCCCGGTGGCTCCTGGAGGGGGGAAGGATGGGCATGAAGGGGGGGTGgcaaggaccccccccccggccatgGATCCATCCCCGTGCCCCCCTCCCACGGCGGTACCAGGGCCAGGCGCAGCGGGTTGGCGGCGGGGCTGCAGGCCGCCCGCTGCCCCGGGGAAGCCGCCAGTTCCAGGTGCAGAGGGTAGAGCAGCCATTTCCCATTGCTGATCTCGTGGGGCCAGAGGAGGGTGAGGAAGGCTGAGCCCAGCGTCTTCAGCGACTGGCCCCGGTTGGAGACCTGCCGGGGTGGAGTGGGGGGGAACGGCGGCGTGAGCGGGGCGGcacggaccccccccccacgccacGGCCACCCCCCCATCCAGCAGCGTAGGGCAGgaaggggagcagcagggctgagacCCCCGGCGTCCCGCGTGCCCCCCGTCCCCTCGCCGCGGGAGCCGGGCGTCGGGGTGACTCACCGTGACTTCGAAGCGCACGGCGCTGCCCACCTGGCTCTCCCGCCGCACGGCGCTCTCCCCCCGCACCACCCCGCCGAAGAAGAGCCGGGGCGGTACGGCCACACTGTGGGGACAGCCGGGGGTCAGGGCAGCccttgggggtggtggtggtggtcccggaccccccccttcccgcccTCACTCACCCCGTCACGGAGAGCGGCAGCTCGATGACCACGCGGGCGCGAGCCACCACCGGCTCCAGCCCGGGCTGCTCGCTGATCCTGGGGACAAGGCAGGGAGGAATCAGGGGGGGGCGTCACCCCGAACCCCCACTGCAGACACACAGAGCCGAGCGTGGGGCTCTGCCGTGAAGGTCCCCGACCCCCCCAGGGCTCACGTGGACAGGGCGAGCTCCACCGCCAGGTCCGTAGTCTGGATGGTGATGCCCAGGGTgctgaggatgaggaagaaCCGCacctgggggcagaggggtgagggctggggccggggccagggaccgggggctggggggagcggggagctgCACCGACCTGAGCTCCACGTTTCATGGGGTTCCCCAGCTCACACTCCACCTGCGAGCCATTCTGGTTGGCGAGGCACACCACCGGTTTGTCCTGGGGGGGCAGAGAGCTGAGACCCTGCTGCTGGgggtcccccccagcctgctgcaccCCGGGACTAACCCCTTCCTGCACCCCTGGCAccagccccatccctctgcTTCCCTAGGACCATCCTTCTGCATCCTGAGgactgtccccatccctctgtccccagcacACCTGggaccatccccatccctctgcttccccaggACCATCCTCATCCTTCTGCATCCCGAGAACCATCCacatccctccatccccagcacaCCCAGGACCATCCCCATCTCTCTGCTTCCCTAGGACCATCCTCATTCTTCTGCATCCTGAggaccatccccatccctctgtccccagcacACCTGggaccatccccatccctctgcttcccaaggaccatccccatccctctgctTCCCTAGGACCATCCTCATCCTTCTGCATCTCGAGGACCATCTCCATCCCTCTGCTCCCTAGGACCATCCTCATCCTTCTGCATCCCGAGGACCGTCCCCATccttctccatccccagcacccccgGGACTATCCCCATCCCTCTGCATCCCCAGATCTGATCTCATCCCACACCCCCAGCAACCCCAGGAccaccctctgcccccagcaccctcgGTGCTACCCCTAGAGCACCCCAACctcactctcccccccccccccagacccccaccGCACCAAGGACGCCCGGCCATCATAGGGGCGCAGGGCGGAGTAGGGCAGCTCCGGGGGGAACGTGGCGGTGAGCATGGCCTCGTGGGCATCGTCCCCGTCCCGCTGCGGCTCCGCAGGGTCCGAGGGCAGGTTGGTGACGTGGATCTCCAGGGCCACGTCCTTCTGGTCGCTCATGGCGAAGATGGCGGTGCCATCCGCGCCCCTGGGGGCAGAGCGGCTGtgagcccccccaccccaccctgggATGTCCCCAACACCCCACGGGTTGGGGACCCCCCCTCACCTGGGCAAGGGCACGAAATCGGCGTCCCCCAGGCGGGCGCAGAACTGGAAGCGGAGCTGGAGGTTGCTCTGGCAGATCTTGTCGTCCCCGCAGCCTTGCTTCAGGAAATGCACCTGGGGGGGAACACAGGGAGAACGGGGACACTCCAGGCAGCCCCCGTGCGGGACGGTGCACCCCAGACCcctggggggaggtggggggggtcgTGGTACACGGCCGGGTCCCTACCTCGGTGCGgtggctgctgggctgctgggggctgaGCACGGGCAACAGGGGCGGCAGGGTGGCCCCCTGGCTCTGCCGCGTTGCCCCGGCTCCCTGGATGCCGTAGGCGAGGGTGACGGCGATGGGGCGCAGCTTGTCACGGATGCTGTCCTGCGGGCAGGGTGGGCGAGGGTgagggggggacagggatgaaggtggggatggggaggaggatgagggcagggagggaaacagggatgaggaagaggatgggggATGAGGACAGggatgaagaggaggatgaggatggggatggggatggggatgaggatgaggatggtgatgaggacagggatggggatgaggatggggatggggatgaggatggggatggggatgagggtgaggatggggatgagggtgaggatggggacCCACCTGGAGCTGGAAGGTGGCT
This window of the Buteo buteo chromosome 17, bButBut1.hap1.1, whole genome shotgun sequence genome carries:
- the ITGA7 gene encoding integrin alpha-7 isoform X4; translation: MAGARGFWLPWFCLRLMASAAFNLDATSTLLKDGDKGSLFGFAVALHRQLSPEPAGWLLVGAPQAPALPSQGANRTGGLFACPLTPELSDCWRVPIDEGVDLQRESKENQWLGVSVKSQGAGGKIVTCAHLYESRHRVHQPLETRDVIGRCFVLSQDLRVRDELDGGEWKFCEGRPQGHDRFGFCQQGLAAAFSPDHHYILFGAPGTYNWKGLLFVTNIDSSDPDQLVYKTPEPSEKVPGAAGDVAQNSYLGFSVDSGAGLTRRRELSFVTGAPRANHTGAVVILRRDSANRLVPEAVLPGQQLTSAFGYAVAVLDLNSDGWMDLVVGAPHFFERKEEIGGAAYVYINPAGRWDSATPLRLNGTRGSMFGIALSAAGDLNQDGFEDLAVGAPFDGAGKVYIYHGSNLGIVAKPAQVLDGEGVGVTAFGYSLSGGLDVDGNLYPDLLVGSLSDTVVLYRARPVIHVSRNVSLLPPNIDLEQSNCQHQEGVCVDVRACFSYTASPASYSPRLVLEYVFDADTDRRRLGQAPRVSFLGRRPSDPEHQFSDTVELPRQHARACVRATFQLQDSIRDKLRPIAVTLAYGIQGAGATRQSQGATLPPLLPVLSPQQPSSHRTEVHFLKQGCGDDKICQSNLQLRFQFCARLGDADFVPLPRGADGTAIFAMSDQKDVALEIHVTNLPSDPAEPQRDGDDAHEAMLTATFPPELPYSALRPYDGRASLDKPVVCLANQNGSQVECELGNPMKRGAQVRFFLILSTLGITIQTTDLAVELALSTISEQPGLEPVVARARVVIELPLSVTGVAVPPRLFFGGVVRGESAVRRESQVGSAVRFEVTVSNRGQSLKTLGSAFLTLLWPHEISNGKWLLYPLHLELAASPGQRAACSPAANPLRLALVPPWEGGTGMDPWPGGGSLPPPLHAHPSPLQEPPGEADGAEAPTPGSWWVPAPAERRKNVTLDCAQGTARCLAFRCPLYSFERAAVLTARGRLWNSTFLEEYLAVTSVELIVRASVSVTSSIKNLVLKDASTQIPVSIYLDPGAAVAGGVPWWVILLAVLAGILVLALLVFILWKLGFFRRARYAPPAVPQYHAVKIPREERQQFREEKTGTIQRKEWAANLSEANDGHVAPSSA